A single Capricornis sumatraensis isolate serow.1 chromosome 20, serow.2, whole genome shotgun sequence DNA region contains:
- the LOC138096797 gene encoding F-box only protein 27-like — MGASASQGLPACVAASNPESEEAPGLSQLPIEMLLEVLSYLPTSVLLGQCRHVCRYWRYLVDTRAVWLSILPYSHAKLWPIFRSCLPRDDDDDPRPCLLGRFCERRPLGRNLYPNPHGIGGEPRKRGLKGAHGMVWRWCYKKQVLDLEEEGLWPELLDSGKIEICVSARWADQEASVCLYELIVQLLDAKQAKLHHFSPRPIHQGTTSIPFKTDHLFCNLKKGVRFVSLEHWIWDMGFLPEDYGIIVPKASVIVQVCQL; from the exons ATGGGGGCCTCAGCCTCCCAGGGCCTGCCCGCCTGTGTTGCCGCTTCCAACCCCGAATCCGAGGAGGCTCCCGGCTTAAGCCAACTGCCCATCGAGATGCTCCTGGAAGTGCTGAGCTACCTTCCCACAAGCGTGCTGCTCGGGCAATGCCGCCACGTGTGCCGGTACTGGCGCTACCTGGTGGACACCCGGGCCGTGTGGCTGAGCATCTTACCCTACAGCCACGCTAAGCTGTGGCCCATCTTCCGATCCTGCCTCCCCCGAGACGACGACGACGACCCCAGGCCCTGCCTCCTAGGCCGCTTCTGCGAGCGTAGACCCTTAGGACGCAATCTCTACCCGAACCCCCACGGCATAGGTGGGGAGCCCAGGAAAAGAGGTCTCAAGGGTGCCCATGGGATGGTTTGGAG GTGGTGTTACAAAAAGCAAGTGTTGGACCTGGAGGAGGAAGGTCTGTGGCCGGAACTCCTGGATAGTGGAAAGATTGAGATTTGTGTCTCTGCCCG GTGGGCAGACCAAGAAGCCTCGGTCTGTCTGTATGAGCTAATTGTCCAACTTCTAGATGCCAAGCAGGCCAAGCTACATCATTTCTCTCCTAGGCCAATCCATCAAGGTACAACCAGTATCCCTTTTAAG ACCGACCACCTGTTCTGCAACCTCAAGAAGGGTGTCCGCTTTGTGTCTCTGGAACACTGGATTTGGGACATGGGATTCCTGCCTGAGGACTATGGAATCATCGTGCCCAAGGCCAGTGTGATTGTACAGGTCTGCCAACTCTAG
- the LOC138096796 gene encoding F-box only protein 27-like, which produces MSYAGSPAAAAAGPGEETTGASTSWGLLAPVPAPGDEPQEAPGLNQLPIEMLRKVLSYLPPSTLLRHCRPVCRRWRDVVDSWDLWRSILPWEHPDLWPVIRTCLPPADAPGPCILGRFCERRPIGRKLTANPSGKRKDPKKGIDPRAEDLWDCMMLSCSDGSEEEEDLGVRLKTSGEMSYSPAYRCWYKGEILDLEEEGLWRELLDSGKIWISVCRRWTEQQGSDRMYQLVVKLLDANYAILHYFFHKRFPVRPRTGSFSFRIMHAFTNIKKGVRFVLFDHSVEGYDSWPEQCGVCRPQSSVIVQIRP; this is translated from the exons ATGTCTTACGCTGGctctccagcagcagcagccgcagggcCTGGCGAGGAGACCACGGGGGCCTCAACCTCCTGGGGCCTGCTCGCCCCCGTCCCAGCTCCGGGGGACGAACCACAGGAGGCTCCGGGCCTGAACCAACTGCCCATCGAGATGCTCCGGAAGGTGCTGAGCTACCTGCCCCCAAGCACGCTGCTCCGGCACTGCCGCCCGGTGTGCCGGCGCTGGCGAGACGTGGTGGACAGCTGGGACCTGTGGCGGAGCATCCTGCCCTGGGAGCACCCCGACCTGTGGCCCGTCATCCGCACCTGCCTGCCCCCTGCTGACGCCCCCGGGCCCTGCATCCTGGGCCGCTTCTGCGAGCGCAGACCCATAGGACGCAAGCTCACCGCGAACCCCTCGGGCAAACGTAAGGACCCCAAGAAAGGCATCGATCCTCGTgcgg AAGACCTCTGGGACTGTATGATGCTGAGCTGTAGCGATGGCTCGGAGGAAGAGGAAGACTTGGGGGTCAGGCTGAAGACTTCTGGGGAGATGAGCTACAGTCCTGCCTACAG GTGTTGGTACAAGGGAGAAATTTTGGACCTGGAGGAGGAGGGTCTGTGGCGGGAACTCCTGGATAGTGGAAAGATTTGGATTTCTGTCTGTCGCCG CTGGACAGAGCAACAAGGCAGTGACCGGATGTATCAGCTAGTCGTCAAGCTTCTAGATGCCAACTATGCCATCTTGCATTATTTCTTCCATAAACGTTTTCCCGTCCGGCCACGGACTGGCAGTTTCTCCTTTCGG ATCATGCACGCATTCACCAACATCAAGAAGGGCGTCCGCTTTGTGTTGTTTGACCACAGTGTCGAGGGCTATGATTCGTGGCCTGAGCAGTGTGGAGTCTGCAGGCCCCAATCCAGTGTCATCGTACAGATCCGTCCCTAG